One segment of Sulfobacillus thermosulfidooxidans DSM 9293 DNA contains the following:
- a CDS encoding FUSC family protein: protein MNTLDTKRILSNLATHDPAQLHLSAGFRNALGIALPLLVGTLTGHVSTAVVMAVGALVSGLAGLSGTIRQKLRTMTFAVLWIGLASFLGSVMAHSLLGIMIVTMASGFLAGMMVALSPQATQVGTLATIGLVIFSGFPATPYFAGIQTLLVIAGGLLQLILMITLALIVPKSTETDSVVAVIKALTDYIQHPTRQYDLTLSYALAMAEGQVSDSLISPRYRQYLWDVLRRIQHIRLLFVDQILETKVRDGTVALPMAPINVESVISGLHNVAQELRRKSQNHRLNRPTLRNNILGPRRLFHSSSSQSLIPSHPLSNQDNVTQAVDELVALAKWPADHILEDDSIVLDVPVEPIVEPILAMVTTLKANLTGHSAAFRHALRMAVILGFAVWLYGTLALPRGYWVPLTTLVILKPDFFSTVVRGVARVLGTIAGVVLASGLIALPFHPLLLTLSVLVVLAVGLYAVFSYNYTLFSAFMTAEIVVLLSFFDHLSPLKTVQERVIDTLMGTALALASYLLWPRWQRTSVPTAIADLVQSQRLYFQFLIMHCDSNILTLDQTAFYRLQIQLARTNALSSLNHVLSRRDKRPVDVEAASGLLTALHRFGEALQVFHTYCVQKSLRVPNNTNQAGQLIAMMESFVEMLEVIEQTLRTDPKHIPTTLVKRYLEQQPARVTNTWEAHEAMVAQALYAPIGTMIRMFPL from the coding sequence GTGAACACGCTCGATACCAAACGTATTTTAAGCAATTTGGCGACGCATGATCCGGCCCAGTTGCACCTCTCGGCAGGATTTCGCAACGCCCTAGGCATTGCCTTGCCGCTTCTTGTCGGGACCCTGACAGGCCATGTTTCAACGGCCGTTGTGATGGCTGTGGGGGCTTTGGTTTCCGGTCTGGCCGGTTTATCCGGCACGATCCGTCAAAAATTGCGGACGATGACTTTTGCGGTATTATGGATTGGCCTAGCGTCGTTCTTGGGGAGTGTTATGGCCCATTCCCTTCTGGGCATCATGATCGTGACCATGGCTAGCGGATTTCTTGCGGGCATGATGGTCGCACTGTCTCCTCAGGCCACACAAGTGGGAACTTTAGCGACGATTGGATTAGTGATTTTTTCAGGATTTCCGGCCACGCCTTATTTTGCGGGGATTCAGACGTTACTCGTGATCGCCGGCGGCCTATTGCAACTGATACTGATGATAACACTAGCGCTGATTGTGCCTAAGAGCACCGAAACGGACAGTGTGGTGGCCGTCATCAAGGCGCTGACAGACTATATTCAACATCCCACTCGGCAATATGATTTAACCTTATCCTATGCCCTAGCCATGGCCGAGGGACAAGTGAGTGACTCCCTGATTTCGCCGCGTTACCGACAATATTTATGGGATGTGCTGCGCCGCATACAACACATCCGTTTATTGTTTGTGGATCAAATTTTGGAGACTAAAGTCCGAGACGGGACTGTGGCTCTTCCTATGGCGCCGATTAACGTGGAAAGCGTGATCTCAGGTCTTCACAATGTGGCACAAGAACTTCGCCGCAAATCCCAAAATCACCGACTCAATCGACCTACCTTGAGAAATAATATCCTAGGCCCAAGGCGACTTTTCCACTCATCCTCTTCTCAGAGCCTAATACCGTCCCATCCCTTATCCAATCAAGACAATGTGACGCAAGCTGTGGACGAACTGGTGGCATTGGCTAAATGGCCAGCGGATCATATTCTTGAGGATGACAGTATCGTTCTTGATGTGCCTGTTGAGCCGATTGTTGAACCCATTTTGGCGATGGTGACCACGTTGAAAGCCAACCTGACGGGGCATTCAGCGGCATTTCGTCATGCTCTAAGAATGGCGGTGATTTTGGGGTTTGCTGTGTGGCTTTATGGAACATTGGCATTGCCACGGGGATACTGGGTACCGTTGACCACATTAGTCATTCTGAAACCTGATTTCTTTTCAACCGTTGTGCGGGGAGTTGCGCGAGTTTTAGGGACGATTGCCGGCGTCGTGCTGGCTAGTGGTTTAATCGCGTTGCCCTTTCATCCGCTTCTTTTGACTCTCAGCGTTTTAGTGGTGTTGGCTGTGGGATTATACGCGGTTTTTTCCTACAACTATACATTGTTTAGTGCCTTTATGACGGCGGAGATTGTCGTGTTATTGTCATTTTTTGATCACTTATCTCCTCTCAAAACGGTGCAGGAACGGGTCATCGACACGCTTATGGGCACGGCATTGGCTTTAGCTTCGTATTTACTATGGCCCCGCTGGCAAAGAACGTCAGTGCCCACAGCAATTGCTGACCTCGTTCAAAGTCAGCGCCTCTATTTTCAATTCTTAATTATGCATTGTGACAGTAATATTTTAACGTTGGACCAAACGGCTTTTTATCGGTTGCAAATACAGCTGGCGCGCACCAATGCGCTATCGTCTTTGAATCATGTTTTAAGTCGGCGAGATAAAAGACCGGTCGATGTTGAGGCCGCCTCAGGTCTATTGACGGCGCTGCACCGATTTGGCGAGGCGCTGCAGGTCTTTCATACATACTGTGTGCAAAAATCGTTACGTGTACCAAATAACACGAACCAGGCGGGACAGTTAATAGCCATGATGGAGTCTTTCGTGGAAATGCTAGAAGTCATCGAACAGACCTTACGGACCGATCCAAAACACATTCCAACGACACTGGTAAAACGCTATCTTGAACAACAACCCGCCCGGGTCACTAACACTTGGGAAGCCCACGAAGCCATGGTGGCCCAGGCACTGTACGCTCCTATTGGTACCATGATTCGCATGTTTCCATTATAA
- a CDS encoding DeoR/GlpR family DNA-binding transcription regulator, protein MRPRERQEKVLTWIAKHGSGSVKDLARELGVSEMTIRRDLRVLQQHRLLEHVTGGVEVKRSATELAFEVKRRLYQAEKQAIARQAIQLIESGMTIAFSAGTTTWAIAHALRGFRHLTFVTNSTNIALELQQQGWSHIILTGGNFRTPSDALVGPFAEYTARHLHTDLLFLGVHGLDVEEGMSTPNIQEAAIDRVFIHHAERVVVVMDPTKWGVKALAHIAPIEDIETIITCDSPSSRLFAPRVAEKGVEMILAPVNTEEMANSHDQDAPKEVYEGRDV, encoded by the coding sequence GTGAGACCCCGTGAACGACAAGAAAAGGTTTTAACATGGATTGCCAAACATGGGAGCGGATCGGTCAAAGATCTAGCCCGGGAACTGGGCGTTTCCGAGATGACCATTCGACGGGACCTGCGAGTACTACAGCAGCACCGTTTATTGGAACATGTCACAGGAGGCGTTGAGGTCAAGCGCAGTGCCACGGAACTGGCCTTTGAAGTTAAGCGCCGCCTCTATCAGGCCGAAAAACAGGCGATTGCCCGACAAGCGATTCAATTGATTGAGTCTGGCATGACCATTGCGTTTTCTGCGGGAACCACAACATGGGCTATTGCTCATGCTCTGCGGGGATTTCGCCATTTGACGTTTGTGACCAATTCCACGAATATCGCGTTGGAATTGCAACAACAAGGATGGTCTCACATTATTTTGACAGGGGGCAATTTTCGGACGCCATCTGACGCTTTGGTAGGACCTTTTGCGGAATATACGGCCCGCCACTTACACACGGATTTGTTGTTCCTGGGCGTTCATGGTCTAGATGTAGAGGAAGGCATGAGCACGCCGAATATTCAAGAGGCCGCCATTGACCGCGTGTTCATCCATCATGCCGAGCGAGTGGTCGTTGTCATGGATCCGACCAAATGGGGAGTCAAAGCCTTGGCACATATCGCTCCCATTGAGGACATTGAGACAATCATTACCTGTGATAGTCCATCGTCTCGCCTTTTTGCCCCGCGCGTAGCAGAAAAAGGCGTGGAAATGATTCTGGCTCCAGTCAATACAGAAGAAATGGCCAACAGCCATGATCAAGATGCTCCCAAAGAGGTCTATGAAGGGCGTGATGTGTGA
- a CDS encoding glycosyltransferase yields the protein MKFWLLTTEYPPFFGGGIATYAGLTAQLFSDYGHEVTVIVYDEQAQGRKELVIEGIRVIRFSSLWDSHLMLGYPAQLSYAYAKIVEDLIVREGPPDLIESQEYLGIAAHLLQRKRTLDPLFVNIPVIITAHNPKFLLDPIDRAPTYQFPDYWTGELERFSLRAADGVISPSAFLRTALTHSLPDLSVEVIPNPYRVPPQPAKTSRQERLLYVGRLQLFKGILDLLEALVPLWNDGFTWPLDIVGHDSPYYPKGTSFKSYIDTRYQPYLRKGLIRLHPAISSEELGAFYAQAGCVILPSRFDNLPYVLLEAMSYECVVVATQSGGQKEVIIDGESGFLCQAEHLGRTIKRATELSLDQQSTMGHQARTRVASWTDPESIYEKKMDYIRSLLHGDQPRSFPVIRPTPSSELIPVSKQGHLSIVIPFYNLGPYLLETLDSLMQLPSSLNKEIIVVDDGSTDGVSIATLRKAARTYPDTTIYRTPNQGLARARNFGASKATGTFLAFLDADDKVDPRYYPRAIKILQHYDNVSFVGCWAQYFGVDHHIWPTWNPEPPYALFHNPLNTSALVYLRDHFLAYGQNDPEMEYGMEDYESLIRMLSHGCHGVAIPEPYFFYRVRPHSMSREFNQANQQYLYRLIVQKNRTLYMQYADELFFLFNANGPQYSVDNPTVPPPLMGAWR from the coding sequence TTGAAATTTTGGTTACTCACCACAGAGTACCCCCCTTTTTTCGGTGGAGGGATTGCCACCTATGCGGGCTTGACAGCTCAGCTTTTTTCCGATTATGGCCATGAAGTCACGGTCATTGTGTATGATGAACAAGCACAGGGCAGGAAAGAACTTGTCATCGAGGGAATTCGTGTTATTCGATTTTCGTCTTTGTGGGATTCCCATCTCATGCTCGGATATCCGGCCCAACTTAGTTATGCGTATGCGAAGATTGTCGAGGATTTGATCGTCCGTGAAGGTCCTCCGGATCTCATCGAGAGTCAAGAGTATCTGGGAATTGCCGCGCATTTATTGCAGCGTAAACGCACGTTGGATCCACTTTTTGTGAACATTCCGGTGATCATCACGGCGCACAACCCAAAATTTCTTTTAGATCCGATTGACCGGGCTCCCACGTATCAATTTCCCGACTATTGGACGGGTGAGTTAGAGCGTTTTAGTTTACGAGCCGCTGATGGGGTCATCTCGCCTTCTGCGTTTTTACGGACGGCCTTAACACACAGTCTTCCTGATCTTTCGGTGGAAGTCATTCCCAATCCATATCGCGTACCGCCACAACCCGCTAAAACCTCACGCCAAGAACGCTTATTATATGTTGGCCGGCTCCAATTATTTAAAGGGATTTTAGACTTGTTAGAGGCTTTAGTGCCCTTATGGAATGACGGATTTACCTGGCCACTGGATATCGTCGGCCATGACAGTCCTTATTATCCCAAAGGTACCAGCTTTAAGTCCTATATCGACACGCGATATCAACCATATCTGCGAAAAGGGCTAATCCGTTTGCATCCGGCCATTTCTTCCGAAGAACTGGGGGCTTTTTATGCCCAAGCCGGTTGTGTGATTTTACCTTCCCGTTTCGACAATTTGCCGTACGTCTTGTTAGAAGCCATGAGTTATGAATGTGTGGTTGTCGCGACCCAAAGTGGAGGGCAAAAGGAAGTCATTATCGACGGTGAAAGTGGCTTTTTATGTCAGGCGGAACACTTAGGGCGAACCATTAAAAGGGCCACGGAACTTTCTTTGGATCAGCAATCCACAATGGGACATCAGGCCAGAACACGGGTGGCGTCATGGACCGATCCAGAGTCCATTTATGAAAAGAAAATGGATTATATCCGCTCGCTCCTTCATGGAGATCAGCCCAGGTCCTTTCCCGTGATCCGTCCTACTCCATCGTCCGAATTGATACCGGTTTCCAAACAAGGGCACCTAAGTATCGTCATTCCCTTTTATAACTTGGGGCCTTATCTTTTAGAAACTTTAGATAGTCTCATGCAACTTCCCTCATCGTTAAACAAAGAAATCATCGTTGTTGATGACGGTTCAACAGATGGTGTAAGTATTGCTACCTTGCGCAAAGCCGCCCGCACCTATCCCGATACGACAATTTATCGCACACCTAACCAAGGACTCGCTAGGGCCCGTAATTTCGGTGCCTCAAAGGCAACGGGAACTTTTTTGGCCTTTCTTGATGCCGATGATAAAGTCGATCCGCGATATTATCCCCGGGCCATCAAAATTTTACAGCATTATGATAACGTCAGTTTTGTTGGCTGTTGGGCTCAATATTTTGGAGTCGATCATCATATTTGGCCAACATGGAATCCTGAACCGCCCTATGCCCTCTTCCATAACCCTCTCAATACGAGTGCCTTGGTTTATCTTCGGGACCATTTCCTCGCCTATGGCCAAAACGATCCGGAAATGGAGTATGGAATGGAAGACTACGAAAGTCTGATCCGGATGTTGAGTCACGGATGCCATGGTGTAGCCATTCCCGAACCCTATTTCTTTTACCGGGTACGACCCCATTCCATGTCCCGTGAATTTAATCAGGCTAATCAACAATATTTATACCGGTTAATTGTGCAAAAAAACCGGACTCTGTACATGCAATATGCAGACGAACTCTTTTTTCTGTTTAACGCGAATGGTCCTCAGTATTCTGTGGATAATCCTACGGTCCCCCCTCCCCTGATGGGTGCCTGGCGTTAG